Proteins from a single region of Trichoplusia ni isolate ovarian cell line Hi5 chromosome 3, tn1, whole genome shotgun sequence:
- the LOC113491647 gene encoding uncharacterized protein LOC113491647: MEKLRFDFCVKTAADGKSNIICITSIGTPGGLTFGVPDEYQPANLHQVITNTSYYAKIKKTLNKRHQKRKIWISLTNEISRVYLDEEQNMQFKDFYLEEIDENTNDPKPFIESSNKTLEKLLETLLDDKQKKNETRNLGKIAKDFVLEKFTGKNSNAHQWIKEFNKECERFHIDEDQKKIEILKQFLEYPSVNWYSCMLMKFTIESEWMKWEKNFCETFGNKGWSPIRYALGFKYQTGSLLEYALKKEKLLLEVRKTIDTGTLIDLISVGLPNYLSDKIDRETLHQTEDLYNEIGKLEHLVGRNKNEKKNHLYTDIKTKRNEEKKPCPICVNEKKGKRFHPEENCWFNAKNQKYAVKSVNNSELEVELNEENPKN; this comes from the coding sequence ATGGAGAAATTaagatttgatttttgtgtGAAAACAGCAGCCGATGGAAAATCTAACATCATTTGCATTACCTCGATAGGAACACCAGGTGGTCTAACTTTTGGTGTACCGGACGAATATCAACCTGCTAATTTACACCAAGTCATAACAAATACATCTTACTAtgctaagataaaaaaaaccttgaataAAAGACatcaaaaaaggaaaatttggATAAGTTTGACTAATGAAATATCAAGAGTATATTTAGACGAAGAACAAAATATGCAGTTTAAGGATTTTTACCTCGAAGAGATTGATGAGAACACAAATGACCCAAAACCATTCATTGAAAGCTCAAATAAAACACTGGAAAAACTTTTAGAAACATTACTCGAtgataagcaaaaaaaaaacgaaactcgAAATTTAGGAAAAATTGCAAAAGACTTTGTGCTTGAAAAATTTACCGGCAAAAACTCAAATGCTCATCAATGGATTAAGGAATTCAACAAAGAATGTGAGCGTTTTCATATTGATGAAGATCagaaaaaaatcgaaattttaaaacaatttttagagTATCCAAGTGTAAACTGGTACAGCTGTATGTTAATGAAATTTACAATAGAATCAGAGTGGATGAAATGGGAAAAGAACTTCTGTGAAACATTCGGAAACAAAGGTTGGTCGCCGATCAGATATGCTCTGGGATTTAAATATCAGACAGGCTCATTGCTTGAGTATgcactaaaaaaagaaaaattgttattaGAAGTTAGGAAGACGATTGATACAGGTACTCTTATAGACCTCATTTCCGTAGGCCTGCCTAATTATCTGAGTGACAAAATTGACAGAGAGACATTGCATCAAACTGAAGATCTCTACAATGAGATAGGCAAATTAGAACATCTGGTAGGGAggaacaaaaatgaaaaaaagaaccACTTGTACActgacataaaaacaaaaagaaatgaagaaaaaaaaccgTGCCCAATTTGTGTCAATGAGAAAAAAGGAAAACGATTTCATCCTGAGGAAAACTGCTGGTTTAATGCGAAGAATCAAAAATATGCCGTGAAAAGTGTGAATAATTCTGAATTAGAAGTTGAACTTAATGAAGAGAATCCAAAAAACTAG
- the LOC113491648 gene encoding ran GTPase-activating protein 1 isoform X1, with protein sequence MSTFDFNSINAALSDSGKPTTGVDFSGKSLKLDTANDAKPIVDAINSCPNLQYLTLTGNTLGVSAAEAISKALQQHPELKVARFSDMFTGRMKTEIPPALAALGDGMITAGARLSVLDLSDNAFGPIGVEGLAKLLQSDVCSELEELRLNNNGLGITGGRLLAKALGARPRKLKIFIAGRNRLENDGATALAKVFQNMGTLEELAMPQNGIYHVGISALSQAFKRNSQLARLNLNDNTVGAKGAAAIADALPNLKDLKSINFGDCLLKSKGAKALAKAFKDNSLLLESLDLSHNEIGREACMEVVDAITALPDSNDRLSRVVLAGNSLGGVGNKKTMRDKLGACAELSDGEGSEDEYVTDSEEDNSGSDDDDGDDDGEQNSEDSATEDAQHHDSSADFAKEITLDTSGVEEVETDVGRFLLQPTAENLDRLGDNAVDVIDAHLQSIQDPAALIQAYVDATFCVCGLSLTHARAAALGPHMFPLLVKRAQQQRAAAWLLANSMLTALGLIKEEDSSWEWSGQLLPTSSGDAPHPTDSRGEGASPDKSEDKNRRIRWSLGPCYAALSRCIDAPYFPSALRDTLRFFAQSKKNTIPYAEQLCR encoded by the exons ATGTCGACATTTGATTTTAATTCGATCAACGCAGCTTTATCTGACTCCGGCAAGCCTACAACTGGTGTAGACTTTTCTGGAAAATCGTTAAAATTGGACACAGCAAATGATG CAAAACCGATAGTAGACGCAATCAACTCATGTCCAAACCTCCAATACTTGACACTGACGGGGAACACCCTCGGGGTGTCTGCGGCCGAGGCCATCTCCAAAGCTCTGCAACAACACCCTGAGCTGAAGGTGGCGAGGTTCTCGGATATGTTCACTGGACGGATGAAGACGGAGATACCTCCAGCCTTG GCTGCCCTTGGAGACGGCATGATAACAGCCGGTGCCAGACTCAGCGTGTTGGACCTCAGTGACAACGCCTTTGGACCTATTGGAGTTGAGGGACTAGCGAAGCTCTTACAAAGTGATGTGTGCAGTGAGTTGGAG GAGCTTAGACTGAACAACAACGGTCTGGGTATTACCGGCGGCCGGCTGCTGGCGAAGGCGCTCGGAGCCCGGCCTCGCAAGCTCAAGATATTCATAGCTGGAAGGAACAGGCTGGAGAACGATGGAGCTACTGCACTCGCTAAAGTGTTTCAG AACATGGGCACTCTGGAAGAGCTAGCGATGCCTCAGAACGGCATCTACCACGTGGGAATATCAGCTCTGTCGCAAGCCTTCAAGAGGAACTCACAGCTCGCCAGACTCAACCTTAACGATAACACGGTGGGCGCTAAAGGGGCCGCCGCAATAGCTGACGCTTTACCTAA tctgAAAGACCTGAAAAGCATCAATTTTGGAGACTGTCTGTTAAAAAGCAAAGGCGCTAAGGCTCTAGCGAAGGCTTTCAAAGACAACTCACTACTTCTAGAG TCTCTGGACCTAAGTCACAACGAGATCGGTCGCGAAGCCTGTATGGAGGTTGTAGATGCTATCACAGCTCTACCAGATAGTAACGATCGTCTCAGCAGAGTCGTTTTAGCTG GCAACAGTTTAGGCGGCGTCGGTAATAAGAAGACCATGAGAGACAAGCTCGGGGCCTGCGCAGAGCTCAGCGACGGAGAGGGGAGCGAGGACGAGT ATGTAACAGACTCGGAAGAAGACAACTCAGGTTCCGATGATGATGACggtgatgatgatggtgaaCAGAACTCGGAGGACAGTGCCACGGAGGACGCTCAGCATCACGACAGTAGCGCGGACTTCGCGAAGGAGATCACACTCGATACCTCAG GAGTGGAGGAGGTGGAGACAGATGTAGGCAGGTTCCTGCTGCAGCCGACCGCTGAAAACCTAGACAGACTTGGAGACAACGCCGTGGACGTGATAGATGCACATTTACAG TCGATACAAGACCCGGCCGCTCTCATCCAGGCCTACGTGGACGCTACCTTCTGTGTGTGCGGGCTGTCGCTAACACACGCGCGGGCGGCCGCGCTAGGCCCACACATGTTCCCACTGCTGGTCAAACGTGCCCAGCAACAGCGGGCCGCTGCCTGGCTACTGGCCAATTCCATGTTGACAGCGCTGGGATTGATTAAG GAGGAGGACAGCAGCTGGGAGTGGTCAGGCCAGCTCCTGCCGACCTCCTCCGGAGACGCTCCCCATCCGACTGACAGCCGCGGGGAGGGTGCTTCACCTGACAAA tCTGAAGACAAGAACCGCCGTATACGCTGGTCCCTAGGCCCTTGCTACGCGGCCCTCTCCCGTTGTATCGACGCGCCATACTTCCCGAGCGCCCTGCGAGACACACTAAGATTCTTTGCTCAGAGCAAGAAGAATACAATACCATATGCTGAACAATTGTGCCGATAA
- the LOC113491648 gene encoding ran GTPase-activating protein 1 isoform X2 has protein sequence MSTFDFNSINAALSDSGKPTTGVDFSGKSLKLDTANDAKPIVDAINSCPNLQYLTLTGNTLGVSAAEAISKALQQHPELKVARFSDMFTGRMKTEIPPALAALGDGMITAGARLSVLDLSDNAFGPIGVEGLAKLLQSDVCSELEELRLNNNGLGITGGRLLAKALGARPRKLKIFIAGRNRLENDGATALAKVFQNMGTLEELAMPQNGIYHVGISALSQAFKRNSQLARLNLNDNTVGAKGAAAIADALPNLKDLKSINFGDCLLKSKGAKALAKAFKDNSLLLESLDLSHNEIGREACMEVVDAITALPDSNDRLSRVVLAGNSLGGVGNKKTMRDKLGACAELSDGEGSEDEYVTDSEEDNSGSDDDDGDDDGEQNSEDSATEDAQHHDSSADFAKEITLDTSGVEEVETDVGRFLLQPTAENLDRLGDNAVDVIDAHLQSIQDPAALIQAYVDATFCVCGLSLTHARAAALGPHMFPLLVKRAQQQRAAAWLLANSMLTALGLIKSEDKNRRIRWSLGPCYAALSRCIDAPYFPSALRDTLRFFAQSKKNTIPYAEQLCR, from the exons ATGTCGACATTTGATTTTAATTCGATCAACGCAGCTTTATCTGACTCCGGCAAGCCTACAACTGGTGTAGACTTTTCTGGAAAATCGTTAAAATTGGACACAGCAAATGATG CAAAACCGATAGTAGACGCAATCAACTCATGTCCAAACCTCCAATACTTGACACTGACGGGGAACACCCTCGGGGTGTCTGCGGCCGAGGCCATCTCCAAAGCTCTGCAACAACACCCTGAGCTGAAGGTGGCGAGGTTCTCGGATATGTTCACTGGACGGATGAAGACGGAGATACCTCCAGCCTTG GCTGCCCTTGGAGACGGCATGATAACAGCCGGTGCCAGACTCAGCGTGTTGGACCTCAGTGACAACGCCTTTGGACCTATTGGAGTTGAGGGACTAGCGAAGCTCTTACAAAGTGATGTGTGCAGTGAGTTGGAG GAGCTTAGACTGAACAACAACGGTCTGGGTATTACCGGCGGCCGGCTGCTGGCGAAGGCGCTCGGAGCCCGGCCTCGCAAGCTCAAGATATTCATAGCTGGAAGGAACAGGCTGGAGAACGATGGAGCTACTGCACTCGCTAAAGTGTTTCAG AACATGGGCACTCTGGAAGAGCTAGCGATGCCTCAGAACGGCATCTACCACGTGGGAATATCAGCTCTGTCGCAAGCCTTCAAGAGGAACTCACAGCTCGCCAGACTCAACCTTAACGATAACACGGTGGGCGCTAAAGGGGCCGCCGCAATAGCTGACGCTTTACCTAA tctgAAAGACCTGAAAAGCATCAATTTTGGAGACTGTCTGTTAAAAAGCAAAGGCGCTAAGGCTCTAGCGAAGGCTTTCAAAGACAACTCACTACTTCTAGAG TCTCTGGACCTAAGTCACAACGAGATCGGTCGCGAAGCCTGTATGGAGGTTGTAGATGCTATCACAGCTCTACCAGATAGTAACGATCGTCTCAGCAGAGTCGTTTTAGCTG GCAACAGTTTAGGCGGCGTCGGTAATAAGAAGACCATGAGAGACAAGCTCGGGGCCTGCGCAGAGCTCAGCGACGGAGAGGGGAGCGAGGACGAGT ATGTAACAGACTCGGAAGAAGACAACTCAGGTTCCGATGATGATGACggtgatgatgatggtgaaCAGAACTCGGAGGACAGTGCCACGGAGGACGCTCAGCATCACGACAGTAGCGCGGACTTCGCGAAGGAGATCACACTCGATACCTCAG GAGTGGAGGAGGTGGAGACAGATGTAGGCAGGTTCCTGCTGCAGCCGACCGCTGAAAACCTAGACAGACTTGGAGACAACGCCGTGGACGTGATAGATGCACATTTACAG TCGATACAAGACCCGGCCGCTCTCATCCAGGCCTACGTGGACGCTACCTTCTGTGTGTGCGGGCTGTCGCTAACACACGCGCGGGCGGCCGCGCTAGGCCCACACATGTTCCCACTGCTGGTCAAACGTGCCCAGCAACAGCGGGCCGCTGCCTGGCTACTGGCCAATTCCATGTTGACAGCGCTGGGATTGATTAAG tCTGAAGACAAGAACCGCCGTATACGCTGGTCCCTAGGCCCTTGCTACGCGGCCCTCTCCCGTTGTATCGACGCGCCATACTTCCCGAGCGCCCTGCGAGACACACTAAGATTCTTTGCTCAGAGCAAGAAGAATACAATACCATATGCTGAACAATTGTGCCGATAA
- the LOC113491649 gene encoding ubiquitin-related modifier 1, whose amino-acid sequence MAEPLNLSIHFGGGAELLFDKIKKREVELPALKKYMPDCQHEKWTIRELLQWIKDNLLKERLELFMQGDSVRPGILVLINDADWELYGELDYEIQNNDTILFISTLHGG is encoded by the exons ATGGCTGAACCATTAAATCTAAGCATACATTTTGGAGGCGGCGCAGAATTACTTTTTGACAAAATCAAGAAAAGGGAAGTAGAGTTGCCAGCTCTGAAAAAATATATGCCAGATTGCCAACACGAAAAATGGACTATCAGAGAATTATTACAGTGgattaaagataatttattaaaggaaagATTGGAATTATTTATGCAg GGTGATTCAGTTAGACCAGGGATCTTGGTTCTAATCAATGATGCAGATTGGGAATTATACGGCGAATTAGATTATGAAATACAGAATAATGATACAATACTATTTATATCTACTTTACATGGCGGATAA